The Lutibacter profundi region CTTTTTGCTTTGTATAGTAAAAAGGAGTTTTATTTTTAAAACAGGTTTCTTCCCATTTAGTTATATAGCTTTTATAATTTGACCCATCAGCAACCAATAATTTCGGTTTTAACTTTTGAAGCAATCTTTCTACATTAATTTTTGGAGATTGCCTTAATAATATGATAGATGGTTTTACTGATTTAAAGTTATATATTTCTAAACTATCAACAATTAAAATAGTTTCTTTATGAAACTTAATTAAATTGTTAACTTGTTTTTGCTGCTGTACCCTTTTAATTCCTGCACCAACCAAATACGTTGTAATTATATTATTTGTTTTATGTAATGAATCTTTTGAATAGAGCGTTAAATCACTTCCAAAGCGCTTGGTTATCAAGCTATTTCTAGTGACATTAAAAACAATAAATTCACTTGTAGACTGCAATTTATATTTTTCGAAAATAACAATTAATTGAATTGCTATTACAGAAACTAACACGAAGGCTAAACGATGAAAACTCCTTTTTTCTATCCACTTCATTGTGCCAAATATGAACACATAAAACAACAACATTAATACTAGTGAAAATGAGATATTTTGAATTACAAAATCTTCTTGTTGTGCAATCCAACTAACAAAATTATTCATTGCATAAATTACATAGCTATAAAAATCTCCTATGAATTGAGGTAATATTTCAAAAACCGAAAGTAATATAACTATAATTCCAACCAATAAAATAATTCCTAAAAATGGAATTATTATCAAGTTAGACATAAAAAACAATCCGGGAAATTGATGAAAATAATACAAACTTAAAGGTAAAACTCCTAGTTGAGCAGCAATAGATACTGTAAATAATTGCCACATTTTAGTAGGCAACCATAATTTTGGCTTCCATATACTATATAATTTTGGCTGAATCCACACAATGGCAAAAACCGCCAAATAACTTAACTGAAAACCAACTTCAAATAAATAAGTAAGGGTTAAACAACAATAAAATAAAAATAGAAACAATCAACGAATTATAAATGTTTGAACGCCTATTTAACTGCAAACCAATTGTTAATACTGTAAACATAGTAACTGCCCTAACAACTGAAGCCGATAAACCTGCAATTACTGCATATACCCAAAGTATTAAAACAATTAGTACCGTTGCTATAAATTTTCCGTTTTTAAAATTATGAATTGGTTTACATATAAACATTAACAGCAATAAAATAATACCAATGTGCAATCCTGAAACAGCTAAAATATGAATGGCTCCAGCACTTATATAACTCTGTAATAAATCTTTAGTAATTGAATTTCTTTGCCCTAACAATAATGCGGTAATAACAGCGAGTTCATCTTTTTTAAATTCTTTCTTTTTTAATGATTTAATTATCTCATTTCTAATTTTTGCAGCAAGCCCTCTAAGTGTTGAATTCGTTTTTTGAGATACTAAAAACTCATGTTTATAAAGGTTTATTTGATGATAAATTTGGTGATTTTTTAGGTATTTTTTATAATTAAAACTGTAAGGGTTTAACGGCTCTCTTATATTTTTAAATGATGTTCCAACTAATAAACCTGTATCTATTTCTAATAGATTATTAATACTATCCTTTTGAATGTTTACTAAAATTTTTCCAATCGCTTTTTCTCCTTCTAATTGTAAAACTGTAGCTTCATATTTGTTATAAAAATCTGTTGGCTTTAATATTTTACTAATTTTTATTTGTATTGTTACTTGCTTTTCTAAACTAAATTTTGTAGAATTAGCATAATGTAATTTACTATTTAACAAGTTTTTATAGGTCACAGAGCTTATTCCAATAAAAAAAGAAATTAAAAACACCAATAGTGTAAAACTAAAAGACGGTTGCAATTCTTTATTTGCTTTAAAATATGCGAATAGTAGTGTACCTATTAATAACGTAAGTATTTCAACCAAGTAGATTGGCTTAATAAACACCAAATCTCCAACAATAATACCAAGTATTAACCAAAAAGTGAGTTGTACAGGTACAAACTTTAAAAACTTTATCATAGCGCAATAAAATTACTAAAAAATTTACTAAAATGATTTATATCACCAGGAACTATTACAATATGAGGTAATTTTGAACAATCATTAAATTTAAAATTATGAAAAAATTAATTTTCAGTAGCATTACAATTCTTATTATTACATTTAATTCAGTTGGGCAAGACCTATCTCCATATCTTAAAATTGGAGAAAGTAGTGAAACTATGGATCAAATTTCTGATAACGTTATTAATACTTTAAAAAACAATTCTTTTACCATTTTAGGAACTTATAATCCTGAAAACAAAAGTTCTTTAAAAGTTATAGCTTTCACTAGAGCTGATTTAAAAAACACTGTAGTTAAAGTATTAGACAGAGGCGCTCTTGCTGCCGTTTTTAAAATTGGATTGGTTCAAAAAAATGGTAAAGTAACTATTTCTTACACAAATCCAGAATATTTTTTAAGAGCTTATTTAAGAGACAATTACAGCACTTTTAAACATGTTTTTCAAAAATTTAGCACTGACTTAAAGGCCGCTTTATCAAGTATAGGAACTGATTTTACTCCTTTTGGCGGAACTATAAAAGCTGATAAATTAAAAAATTATCACTATAAAATAATGATGCCTTACTTTACAGATCCAATTGAACTGAATGAATATGCTTCTTTTGAAGAAGGTTTAAGAATAATTGAAAATAATTTAAAAGCAAAAAAAGGACAAACTGTTTTAGTGTATAAATTAATATATAAACAAGATAAAGTTGCTGTATTTGGCGTTGGTTTACAAAGTAAAGAAGATGGTGAAGCCGATTTTTTACCTACAATTGGTGAAGCCAATATTGCCGCAATGCCTTATGAAATAATTTTACAAGGGAAAAAAGCTACCATGCTTCATGGAAAATACAGACTTGCCTTATCTTGGCCTGAATTAACTATGGGAACTTTTATGAAAATTATGAGTACTCCTGGCAATATTGAAGACACCTTAGAAGGTATTTGCAACTAAAGTATAAACACATCATATAAAAGAGGCTGTCTAAAAAGTGTCATTCTGAATGTAAATGAAGAATCTCCTTGAAATTAAACACTTATATATCAAAATGTTGAGATTTTCACTTTGTTCAAAATGACAAGTATAATTGCTTTTCAGACAACCTCTTTTAGCTAATTAAAAATTATAATTTTGAGGTAATATTAATAATGGGACTTTTAAATTATTAAGTATTTTTTTTTCTAAACTTACCGCAAATAAATTTTCAAGAAAATTATGAGTATGATGCCCTATCACAAATAAATCTGGTTGCCAATAATCAATAGCATTGTTAATTTCTTCCAATGGTTGCCCAACAAGTTCTATATCCTTAATTTCAATTTCAGGGTGTTTCTTCTTTATACTTTTAACCAATTTAATGGCATTTTCTT contains the following coding sequences:
- a CDS encoding ComEC/Rec2 family competence protein — encoded protein: MIKFLKFVPVQLTFWLILGIIVGDLVFIKPIYLVEILTLLIGTLLFAYFKANKELQPSFSFTLLVFLISFFIGISSVTYKNLLNSKLHYANSTKFSLEKQVTIQIKISKILKPTDFYNKYEATVLQLEGEKAIGKILVNIQKDSINNLLEIDTGLLVGTSFKNIREPLNPYSFNYKKYLKNHQIYHQINLYKHEFLVSQKTNSTLRGLAAKIRNEIIKSLKKKEFKKDELAVITALLLGQRNSITKDLLQSYISAGAIHILAVSGLHIGIILLLLMFICKPIHNFKNGKFIATVLIVLILWVYAVIAGLSASVVRAVTMFTVLTIGLQLNRRSNIYNSLIVSIFILLLFNPYLFI
- a CDS encoding universal stress protein; the protein is METIKNILVGIDGSESAQNAVNYAIKLAKELNAKLELIYVIRYAIGNIDGGVFPYELEQFEKENAIKLVKSIKKKHPEIEIKDIELVGQPLEEINNAIDYWQPDLFVIGHHTHNFLENLFAVSLEKKILNNLKVPLLILPQNYNF
- a CDS encoding ComEC/Rec2 family competence protein, with amino-acid sequence MWIQPKLYSIWKPKLWLPTKMWQLFTVSIAAQLGVLPLSLYYFHQFPGLFFMSNLIIIPFLGIILLVGIIVILLSVFEILPQFIGDFYSYVIYAMNNFVSWIAQQEDFVIQNISFSLVLMLLFYVFIFGTMKWIEKRSFHRLAFVLVSVIAIQLIVIFEKYKLQSTSEFIVFNVTRNSLITKRFGSDLTLYSKDSLHKTNNIITTYLVGAGIKRVQQQKQVNNLIKFHKETILIVDSLEIYNFKSVKPSIILLRQSPKINVERLLQKLKPKLLVADGSNYKSYITKWEETCFKNKTPFYYTKQKGAFILKEPLY